The window GACGAACACTTCCTCGTCGGCGAAGCGCCGGACGCTGGTGTCGGTCAGCGGCAGTTCCAGATAGTCGGCGATGGCGCGCGCCAGCGGCAGGTTGCTGTTGCCGGAGATCAGTTTCATGGGGTGCGACGCCCTTTCGCGCGGGAATGATGCGCGGCCCTTAGCCAGCCGGGGCGCGAAGGGGAAGACCTAAAGCCACCCCGCCGCGCGCAACGCGGGCATCATATCGCGCGCGACCGGTGCTTCGTGGCCACCTTTCAGGACGATCACCGCGGTGCGGCCTTCGCGGCGCACGCTTTCGACCGCGTCCCTGGCGACCCACCAGCTGCGGTGAATACGCAGGCCGTCGGCGTCGCCGAGCCGATCGATCGCGTCGCGCATCCGCATCAGCACCATCTCCTCGCGGCCTTCGCCGATGATGCGAACATAATGATCCTCGCCCTTCAGCGCGCGCACCGGGCCGAAACCGGGTGGCAGCAGCAAGGCGGCGGCGACTGGTTCGGGTGGCGACGGCGCGGGCCCGGGAACAGGGGCTGCAGCCAACGGCGGCCCCGCCAACGCAGGGGTCGCCTCGGATGCGGCCGCATCGCGCCGGAAGACCGCGCCCATGGCGATCGAGACGACCGCCGAGACGACCCAAATATAGAGGTACATCGTCCAGAAGCCCGGCCAGCGCAGCGCCGCGGCGAAATCCATGCGCATCGCCATCATCGTGATGATCAGCGTCAGCGGCACGCTCGCGACGACGAGCGCGAGCAAAGTGCCGGCAACGCGCGGCATCCCGGTGGCTTCGCACAGCCAGCTGGCGACCACGCCGGTCGGGCGAAACAGCGCATAGCCGGCGAGCAACCAGATCACCCAGCTCAGCATCCGCTGCGCCGGCGGAGCGTCGAATGTGCCGAAGGGGCCGAGCAGCCCGATCAGCAGCCCGAGCGCCACCATCACCAGCAATTCAATCGTCAGCCTTTTCGCCATGTCGCGTCTTGTGTCTGCCATTTCACGAAGCGTCAATCGGCGAAGCAGCCTGTTTTGCGAAGAAATCCGCCGTTTTTGCGAAGCCCTGCTTGCCCGCGAACGGCGCCGAGGCAGGGACAGGGCATCGTATCGACCAACGGGGATTTCATCATGACCGCTCTCGCCGCCAAGCCCGCCCGCGCTGCCAACCTGCGCCGCATCGCCATCACCGCGCTCATCGTGCTGGGGGCGATCGTCGCGGCGGTGCTCGTCCGCTCCTTCACCGGGACATCGGACTATCGCACCCCGGCTTGGGCCGTCCAGCTCCACCTCGCGACGGTGATCCCGGCGCTGCCGCTCGGCGCCTGGCTGCTGTGGCGTCCGGTCAAGGGCGACGCGGCGCACCGCATCGGCGGGCGCGTCTGGGCGCTGCTGATGATCGTCACCGCGATCGACAGCTTCTGGATCCGTACGATCACCGGCGGCATCGGCCCGATCCACCTCTTCTCGGTGCTGACGCTGGTGCAGCTGCCTCGTGCCATCTGGTTCGCGCGGAGCGGCCAGATCGATCGCCACCTCAAGACGATGCGCGGCGTCTATTTCGGGCTGCTCGCTGCCGGCTTCTTCGCCATGGCGCCGGGCCGGACATTGTGGATGCTCGTCTTCGGTTGAAATCGGAACGGTTCGGCCTAAACCGCAGGGCATGACCCAGCAGCTCTCGATCGTCCTTTCCCAGATGACGCAGGTCGTCGGTGACCTTGCCGCCAACGCCGACGCGATGCGTGCCGTTCGCGCGCGGCACCCGCAGGCCGACCTGCTCCTCTATCCCGAGCTGCAGCTGATCGGCTATCCGCCCGAGGATCTGGTGCTCAAGCCCGCACTCGCCGAGCGGGCGGCAAAAATCCTCGCCGAACTGGCCGCCGAGACTGCCGACGGTGGCCCCGCGATGCTCGTCGGCTCGGTCGAAAGAGACGGCGATGCGCTCTACAATATCGTCGCGCTGCTCGACGGTGGCCGCGTCGTCGCGACGCGGCGCAAGCATGAACTGCCCAATTACGGCACTTTCGACGAAAAGCGCGTCTTCGCCCCCGGCCCTCTCCCTGACGTGGTCGAGTGGCGCGGGATCAAGCTCGGCCTGCCGATCTGCGAGGACGGTTGGCTGCCCAAGGTGTCGGCGCATCTCGCCGACCAAGGCGCCGAGCTGCTGATCTCGGTCAACGGCAGCCCCTATGAGATCGACAAGGACGATCGCCGGCTGACGCAGGTCTTCGCGGGCCGCGTCGCCGAGACCGGCCTGCCGCTCATCTTCCTCAACCGCATCGGCGGGCAGGACGAGCTCGTCTTCGACGGCTGCTCCTTCGTGCTGAATGCCGACGGGACGACCGCGCACCGGCTCACCGATTGGGAGGCCGAGGAGCGCGTTACCCACTGGGCGAAGGGTTCGGACGGCTGGCGCTGCGACAGCGGCACGATCGCCGAGTGGGAGGCGCATCCCGCCGACATCTACAGCGCGATGATCCTGTCCCTGCGCGACTATGTCGAGCGCAACCGCTTCCCTGGCGTCGTGCTCGGCCTGTCGGGCGGGATCGATTCGGCGATCTGCGCCGCGATCGCCGCCGACGCGCTCGGTCCCGACAAAGTGTGGTGCGTGATGCTGCCGAGCCGCTTCACCAGCCAGGAAAGCCTCGACGATGCCGCTGGCTGCGCGGCGATGATCGGCTGCCGTCTCGACACCATATCGATCGCCCCGGCGGTCGATGCCTTCGACACGATGCTGTCGGACAGTTTCGCCGACGCGGCTGTCGACACCACCGAGGAAAATGTCCAGTCGCGCATTCGCGGCGTTACGCTGATGGCGCTCAGCAACAAATTTGGTCCGATGCTGCTGACCACGGGCAACAAGAGCGAGATGAGCGTCGGTTATGCGACCATCTATGGTGACATGGCGGGCGGGTATAATCCGCTCAAGGACGCGTATAAGATGACGGTCTTCGCCGCGGCGAAGTGGCGCAACGCGAATGTCCCGCGCCTGTCGCGCAACCCGGCGACCCCGGTGATGCCCGAGACCATCATCACCAAGCCACCGAGCGCCGAGCTGCGCCCCGACCAGAAGGACGAGGACAGCCTGCCCGCCTATCCCGATCTCGACCGGATGCTGCACATGCTGGTCGAGGAGGAAAAGAGCGTCGACGATGTCGTCGCGAAATATGGCTTCGACCGCGAGGCGGTGGTCCGGATCGAGCGGCTGCTGTCGATCGCCGAATATAAGCGCCGCCAGGCGCCGCCCGGGGTCAAATTGTCGACGCGCAACTTCGGGCGCGACCGCCGTTATCCGATCACCCACGGTTTCCGCACGGCTTAGCGGCGTGCTTTTCGCGATCGTCGTGGCCGGGTCGCCGCAGCGAGCGGCGCCAGCGGGCTGACCGTCGCGGTCGGCGCGGTGTCGCGCTGCGGCTTGGCGGCATAAAGCGCTTCGTCGGCGCTGCGCATCAGATCGAGCAGCGAGGCGCCGTCGTCGGGCGCGCGCGCCAGTCCCGCGCTGGCACCGATGCGAATCGGCTGGCCGTCGATCGGGAAGGGCGCGGCAAGCGCCGCAAGCAGCGCGCTTGCCCGCACATCGAGCGCTTCGGCATCGCAACCGGGCAGCCATATCGCGAATTCGTCGCCGCCGACGCGCGCGACGGTCGCCGCTTCGCCCGCCTGCGCGCGCAGCCGCCCGCCGATCGCGATCAGCAACAGATCGCCGGCGGCGTGGCCGTGGCGGTCGTTGACCGGCTTGAAGCCGTCGAGATCGATCAGGACCAGCGCCGCCCCGGCACCGCCCGCGGCGAAAAATTCCTCCGCGGCCATATGGAGCGCGCGGCGGTTGGCGAGCCCGGTCAGCGGGTCGGTCATCGCCTGGCGTTGCAGCCGGCGGCGCAGCATCAGCATCTCGACCTGCTGGCCATGCTGGTCGAGCACCAGCCGGACGAGGAACGCCGCGGCGAGCAGCGTGATCGCGACCGCGATCAGGTCCATCCAGTTGCCCGCGACGATCAGCAGCGCGACCACGGGGCCGATTCCCGCCGCCATCACCGACAATGTCGCGCCGCGCACCGGGGCGAGGCAAAAGGCGGTGGTCAGCGTGCCCATCACCACGAACATCGGATAATAGGAGCGCTGGCCGGGGACCGACAGCCACCAGCTCGACGCCGCCCAGACGCTGCACAGCGCGGCGATCGGCATGGCGATCAGGAACATCCGGCCGATCAGGCGGTGCGCGGCGGCGGCGCTCATCGGCGCGGTGCGGCGGCGCAGCCAGTGGACCAGCCGGATCGCGGCGACCCCGACCGCGGCCAGCGGCATACCATAGCGGACCAGCCAGGGCGCCTCGTCGCCGGTCGCGAGCGCCGGCGCGTCGCCCGCGGTGGCGATCATCGCGGTGAGGATCACCGCGATCATCACCGAATAGAGGATCGGGACGAGCACCCGAAGCCGCGCGACGCGTGCCAGCGCCAGCTCGTCGGCAATCGCCGCCGGCACGCGCGGCCACAGCCGCGTCCGCCATCCTGTGGTTCCGCCCTCCATGACGAGAGGTGCTACGCAGAAAGCGGAAAGAAGCGGTTAAGCCTGACCGCGCGGCAGGCGAAGTTGGGGTCGCCATGCGGGGCGCGATGGCGCTATAGGCGCGCGCATGACCGTGATCACCCGCTTTGCCCCGTCGCCGACGGGCCACCTCCATGTCGGCAATGTCCGCACCGCGCTCCACAACTGGATGTGGGCGCGCAAGGCCGGCGGGCGCTTCCTGCTGCGTATCGACGACACCGACCGCGAACGGTCGAAGGAAGACTATGTCGCGGGCATTCGCGCCGATCTCGCCTGGCTCGGCCTCGATATCGACGGCGAGGAGCGCCAGTCGGCGCGCTTTGACCTGTACGAGCGCGAATTCGACCGGCTGAAGGGCGCGGGGCGCGTCTATGCCTGTTACGAGACCCCCGAGGAACTCGACATCCGCCGCAAGGTGCTGCTCTCGCGCGGCCTGCCGCCGGTGTATGAGCGCAAGCCCGCCGACGCCCCGGTTCCCGAAGGCGTGACGCCGCACTGGCGGTTCCGGCTCGACCATGATGCGATGATCGCATGGACCGACATGGTCCGCGGCGACCAGAGTTTCGACCCCAAATCGATGTCCGACCCGGTGGTGCGCCGTGCCGACGGCAGCTGGCTCTATCTGCTGCCGAGCGTGATCGACGATATCGCGATGGGCATTTCGCACGTCGTGCGCGGCGAGGACCATGTGTCGAACACCGCGGCGCAGATCCAGATGTTCGCGGCGCTCGGCGCGGCTCCGCCCGCTTTCGCGCATGAGGCGCTGCTCGTCGGGACCGAGGGCAAATTGTCGAAGCGGTTGGGCTCGCTCGGGATGGATGGCTTGCGCGAACAGGGGATCGAGCCGGTCGCGCTCGTCGCGCTGCTCGCGCGGCTCGGCACCAGCGACCCGGTCGAGCCGGTCACCGACGCCGCGCCGCTGATCGAAACGATCGACTTCGCCCATTTCGGCCGCGCCCCGGCGCGTTTCGACGAGGCCGAGCTGGCGCTGGTCAACCAGAAGATCGTCCACCAGCTGGGCCATGAGGCGGTTGCCGACCGCCTGCCCGCAGCGATCGACGCCCCGCGCTGGCACGCGATTCGCCCGAATTTGATGACGGTTGCCGAGGCGGCCGACTGGGTCGCGGTGTTCGACGGACCGCTGGCCCCGGCGTCCGCCGCCGACGCCGACCGCGCGGTGCTCGCCGCCGCCGCCGCCGCGGCGCCCGCCATCGATTGGGGCGCCGATCCATGGCACGCGCTGACCAATGCGGTGAAGGACGCGACCGGCGCCAAGGGCCGCGCGCTGTTCCTGCCGCTGCGCCGTGCGCTCACCGGCCGCGATCATGGTCCCGACATGGGCGAATTGCTGCCGCTGATCGCGAAGGACCAGGCGATCGTGCGGCTCTCCGCCGCCTGAACCCCCCGGTATCCCGCGATGATTCGCTTGCCGACCTCTTCGCTTGACAATCACAGGTATGTTATAATATCACATGATTGCGACCAGGCCGGATAGCAGCACAAGCGCGGCGGCCACGGGTCGGTTCGGCAAGGAGAGAGGCCATGACCCTGATACCGTTGATATCCGCCGCCCTGTCGCCGCGCTCGGCGACGGCGGCATCCGCCGGTGGCTCGCTGCTGCAGCGCGGCAGCTATAGTCCCGGCGCCGGCCATCGTCCGTTCGCCGCGGTCTTCGCGGTTGGTGTGCCGATCGCGCTGCTCACCGTCGTGGCGCTGACCCCG is drawn from Sphingopyxis sp. OPL5 and contains these coding sequences:
- a CDS encoding NAD+ synthase, which gives rise to MTQQLSIVLSQMTQVVGDLAANADAMRAVRARHPQADLLLYPELQLIGYPPEDLVLKPALAERAAKILAELAAETADGGPAMLVGSVERDGDALYNIVALLDGGRVVATRRKHELPNYGTFDEKRVFAPGPLPDVVEWRGIKLGLPICEDGWLPKVSAHLADQGAELLISVNGSPYEIDKDDRRLTQVFAGRVAETGLPLIFLNRIGGQDELVFDGCSFVLNADGTTAHRLTDWEAEERVTHWAKGSDGWRCDSGTIAEWEAHPADIYSAMILSLRDYVERNRFPGVVLGLSGGIDSAICAAIAADALGPDKVWCVMLPSRFTSQESLDDAAGCAAMIGCRLDTISIAPAVDAFDTMLSDSFADAAVDTTEENVQSRIRGVTLMALSNKFGPMLLTTGNKSEMSVGYATIYGDMAGGYNPLKDAYKMTVFAAAKWRNANVPRLSRNPATPVMPETIITKPPSAELRPDQKDEDSLPAYPDLDRMLHMLVEEEKSVDDVVAKYGFDREAVVRIERLLSIAEYKRRQAPPGVKLSTRNFGRDRRYPITHGFRTA
- a CDS encoding DUF2306 domain-containing protein; protein product: MTALAAKPARAANLRRIAITALIVLGAIVAAVLVRSFTGTSDYRTPAWAVQLHLATVIPALPLGAWLLWRPVKGDAAHRIGGRVWALLMIVTAIDSFWIRTITGGIGPIHLFSVLTLVQLPRAIWFARSGQIDRHLKTMRGVYFGLLAAGFFAMAPGRTLWMLVFG
- a CDS encoding LytTR family DNA-binding domain-containing protein, whose amino-acid sequence is MADTRRDMAKRLTIELLVMVALGLLIGLLGPFGTFDAPPAQRMLSWVIWLLAGYALFRPTGVVASWLCEATGMPRVAGTLLALVVASVPLTLIITMMAMRMDFAAALRWPGFWTMYLYIWVVSAVVSIAMGAVFRRDAAASEATPALAGPPLAAAPVPGPAPSPPEPVAAALLLPPGFGPVRALKGEDHYVRIIGEGREEMVLMRMRDAIDRLGDADGLRIHRSWWVARDAVESVRREGRTAVIVLKGGHEAPVARDMMPALRAAGWL
- the gltX gene encoding glutamate--tRNA ligase encodes the protein MTVITRFAPSPTGHLHVGNVRTALHNWMWARKAGGRFLLRIDDTDRERSKEDYVAGIRADLAWLGLDIDGEERQSARFDLYEREFDRLKGAGRVYACYETPEELDIRRKVLLSRGLPPVYERKPADAPVPEGVTPHWRFRLDHDAMIAWTDMVRGDQSFDPKSMSDPVVRRADGSWLYLLPSVIDDIAMGISHVVRGEDHVSNTAAQIQMFAALGAAPPAFAHEALLVGTEGKLSKRLGSLGMDGLREQGIEPVALVALLARLGTSDPVEPVTDAAPLIETIDFAHFGRAPARFDEAELALVNQKIVHQLGHEAVADRLPAAIDAPRWHAIRPNLMTVAEAADWVAVFDGPLAPASAADADRAVLAAAAAAAPAIDWGADPWHALTNAVKDATGAKGRALFLPLRRALTGRDHGPDMGELLPLIAKDQAIVRLSAA
- a CDS encoding sensor domain-containing diguanylate cyclase produces the protein MEGGTTGWRTRLWPRVPAAIADELALARVARLRVLVPILYSVMIAVILTAMIATAGDAPALATGDEAPWLVRYGMPLAAVGVAAIRLVHWLRRRTAPMSAAAAHRLIGRMFLIAMPIAALCSVWAASSWWLSVPGQRSYYPMFVVMGTLTTAFCLAPVRGATLSVMAAGIGPVVALLIVAGNWMDLIAVAITLLAAAFLVRLVLDQHGQQVEMLMLRRRLQRQAMTDPLTGLANRRALHMAAEEFFAAGGAGAALVLIDLDGFKPVNDRHGHAAGDLLLIAIGGRLRAQAGEAATVARVGGDEFAIWLPGCDAEALDVRASALLAALAAPFPIDGQPIRIGASAGLARAPDDGASLLDLMRSADEALYAAKPQRDTAPTATVSPLAPLAAATRPRRSRKARR